The Agromyces sp. LHK192 genome includes a window with the following:
- a CDS encoding LCP family protein: MSGGTGTARHGRLPRRGAWRTLSAFVGSSVAVLLVATTVVAGYLVYDLYRALKDVPPVELQSERLLEGVPDIGAMEGGLAFLLVGSDQRPEDGAFGDPYEDSGILNDVNILLHISQDHSHVEVVSFPRDLLVDVPECPDPEGGEGDVLDELYGVKLNTVLFHGGVGCVAATIEGLTGLTVPLAGLIRFHGVAAMAEAVGGVEVCLVDPIEDPESGLFLEAGTSSITGYTALAFLRTRKAIGDGSDLGRISNQQQFLSSLIRTIQRDGVLGDPVRLYNIAKVVLGQMQLSTRLQDPITLVSVARTLQHVDLSKVVFVQYPTAYTDDFGAVVPTDSAEALNAALRSDAPLQLTTDDSVDNPFGTVPAETSAPVAPPPEASDTPSDAPPDPGTGSPAPTDSTVVALPPEVSGQTGAEVRCSTSNGG, from the coding sequence GTGTCCGGGGGGACGGGCACGGCGCGACACGGTCGGCTCCCGCGGCGAGGTGCCTGGCGCACGCTGTCGGCATTCGTCGGCTCGTCGGTCGCGGTGCTCCTCGTCGCGACCACCGTCGTGGCTGGATACCTCGTGTACGACCTCTATCGCGCGCTCAAGGACGTCCCCCCGGTGGAACTGCAGAGCGAACGCCTGCTCGAGGGCGTGCCCGACATCGGTGCGATGGAGGGCGGGCTCGCGTTCCTGCTCGTCGGCAGCGACCAGCGACCGGAGGACGGCGCGTTCGGCGACCCGTACGAAGACAGCGGCATCCTCAACGACGTCAACATCCTGTTGCACATCTCGCAGGACCACTCGCACGTCGAGGTCGTGAGCTTCCCACGCGATCTGCTCGTCGACGTCCCCGAGTGCCCCGATCCCGAGGGCGGCGAGGGCGACGTGCTCGACGAGCTGTACGGCGTGAAGCTCAACACCGTGCTCTTCCACGGCGGTGTCGGATGCGTGGCCGCGACCATCGAGGGGCTCACCGGCCTCACCGTTCCCCTCGCGGGGCTCATCCGCTTCCACGGGGTCGCCGCGATGGCCGAGGCGGTCGGCGGCGTGGAGGTGTGCCTGGTCGACCCGATCGAGGATCCCGAGTCGGGGCTGTTCCTCGAGGCGGGCACGAGTTCGATCACGGGGTATACGGCGCTCGCGTTCCTCCGGACGCGCAAGGCGATCGGCGACGGCAGCGATCTCGGCCGCATCTCCAACCAGCAGCAGTTCCTCTCGTCGCTCATCCGCACGATCCAGCGCGACGGCGTCCTGGGCGACCCGGTGCGGCTCTACAACATCGCCAAGGTCGTGCTCGGGCAGATGCAGCTCTCGACGCGCCTCCAGGATCCGATCACGCTGGTCTCCGTTGCACGGACCCTGCAGCACGTCGACCTGTCGAAGGTCGTGTTCGTGCAGTACCCGACCGCGTACACCGACGACTTCGGCGCGGTCGTCCCGACCGATTCGGCGGAGGCGCTGAACGCGGCACTCCGGTCGGATGCGCCGCTGCAGCTGACGACGGATGACTCGGTCGACAACCCGTTCGGCACGGTTCCCGCCGAGACCTCCGCCCCGGTCGCGCCGCCGCCGGAGGCATCAGACACGCCGTCGGATGCCCCTCCCGACCCGGGCACGGGATCGCCTGCCCCGACCGATTCGACGGTCGTCGCGCTGCCGCCCGAGGTCAGCGGGCAGACCGGCGCCGAGGTGCGGTGCTCGACGTCCAACGGGGGCTGA
- the pgm gene encoding phosphoglucomutase (alpha-D-glucose-1,6-bisphosphate-dependent): protein MHERAGTPATESDLIDVEALVRAYYERKPDASVAEQRVAFGTSGHRGSSLKTSFNEDHILAITQAICEYRASQGITGPLFIGSDTHALSAPAQTTALDVLVANGVRVLVDEYDDYVPTPALSHAILSWNNDADRRAEGEADGIVITPSHNPPADGGFKYNPPHGGPADSDATGWIANRANELITGGLKDVNQAEPSAVETYDFRGRYVDDLANIIDFDAIRESGIRIGADPLGGASVSYWAAIRDRYGLDLTVVNERVDPAWSFMTLDWDGKIRMDPSSANAMASVVAKAGDYDILTGNDADADRHGIVTPDGGLMNPNHYLAVAIEYLFGHRDGWRQDASIGKTLVSSSMIDRVAEGLGRHLWEVPVGFKWFVPGLVDGSVGFGGEESAGASFLRFDGTVWTTDKDGILLCLLASEIRAVTGRSPSELYADLVARYGDPAYERTDAAATPAQKQALGKLDGDAIAATELAGEPITAKLSHAPGNGAAVGGVKVSSEHAWFAARPSGTEDVYKIYAESFLGPEHLAKVQAEAQRIVGEALG from the coding sequence ATGCATGAGCGCGCCGGAACCCCCGCGACCGAGTCCGACCTGATCGACGTGGAGGCGCTCGTCCGGGCCTACTACGAGCGCAAGCCCGACGCGTCCGTAGCCGAGCAGCGCGTCGCGTTCGGCACCTCGGGGCACCGCGGATCGTCGCTGAAGACGAGCTTCAACGAAGACCACATCCTCGCGATCACGCAGGCGATCTGCGAGTACCGGGCGTCGCAGGGCATCACCGGCCCGCTCTTCATCGGCTCCGACACGCACGCGCTCTCGGCCCCGGCGCAGACGACCGCCCTCGACGTGCTCGTCGCGAACGGCGTGCGCGTGCTCGTCGACGAGTACGACGACTACGTGCCGACGCCGGCGCTCAGCCACGCGATCCTCAGCTGGAACAACGACGCCGACCGCCGTGCCGAGGGCGAGGCCGACGGCATCGTCATCACGCCGTCGCACAATCCGCCGGCCGACGGCGGCTTCAAGTACAACCCGCCGCACGGCGGCCCTGCCGACTCCGACGCGACCGGGTGGATCGCGAACCGCGCCAACGAGCTCATCACCGGCGGCCTGAAGGACGTGAACCAGGCCGAGCCGAGCGCGGTCGAGACGTACGACTTCCGGGGCCGGTACGTCGACGACCTCGCGAACATCATCGACTTCGACGCGATCCGCGAGTCGGGCATCCGCATCGGGGCCGACCCGCTGGGCGGGGCATCCGTCTCGTACTGGGCGGCGATCCGCGATCGGTACGGCCTCGACCTGACCGTCGTCAACGAGCGCGTCGACCCGGCGTGGTCGTTCATGACGCTCGACTGGGACGGCAAGATCCGGATGGACCCGTCGAGCGCGAACGCGATGGCGTCGGTCGTCGCGAAGGCCGGCGACTACGACATCCTCACCGGCAACGACGCCGACGCCGACCGGCACGGCATCGTCACGCCCGACGGCGGCCTGATGAACCCGAACCACTACCTCGCGGTCGCGATCGAGTACCTGTTCGGTCACCGCGACGGCTGGCGGCAGGATGCCTCGATCGGCAAGACCCTCGTGTCGAGCTCGATGATCGACCGGGTCGCCGAGGGGCTCGGCCGGCACCTGTGGGAGGTGCCCGTCGGCTTCAAGTGGTTCGTGCCGGGGCTCGTCGACGGCTCGGTCGGCTTCGGCGGCGAGGAGAGCGCGGGCGCCTCGTTCCTGCGGTTCGACGGCACGGTGTGGACCACCGACAAGGACGGGATCCTGCTGTGCCTGCTGGCGTCGGAGATCCGTGCCGTGACGGGCCGGTCGCCGTCGGAGCTCTACGCCGACCTCGTCGCCCGCTACGGCGACCCGGCCTACGAGCGCACGGATGCCGCGGCCACGCCCGCCCAGAAGCAGGCGCTCGGCAAGCTCGACGGCGACGCGATCGCGGCGACCGAGCTCGCGGGCGAGCCGATCACGGCGAAGCTCTCGCACGCCCCCGGCAACGGCGCCGCCGTCGGCGGGGTCAAGGTCTCGAGCGAGCACGCCTGGTTCGCCGCGCGCCCGAGCGGGACGGAGGACGTCTACAAGATCTACGCCGAATCGTTCCTCGGGCCGGAGCACCTGGCGAAGGTGCAGGCGGAGGCGCAGCGCATCGTCGGTGAGGCGCTCGGCTGA
- a CDS encoding HAD family hydrolase, whose protein sequence is MTDGTGATPWLVALDVDGTVMHEDESIDAAVVDAVASAVDRGHLVTLATGRSWATTAPVLERLDIRPEFVVCANGAITMGRDDREPGGYARVHVETFDPTDVLQRIRGFLPAGRFLVELPDGFRLYTEGMSDWNLDNAREVTFDELLDQRATRVVVTSVDHDLDEFFAIVDRMGLHHVSYAIGWTAWLDIAPDGVNKATALERVRGWLDVPLDRVFVAGDGRNDIEMFTWARAAGRAVAMGQAPDEVRRAAGESTGSIAEAGLAAILETLP, encoded by the coding sequence ATGACGGACGGAACCGGCGCGACGCCCTGGCTCGTCGCCCTCGACGTGGACGGCACCGTCATGCACGAGGACGAGTCGATCGACGCGGCCGTCGTCGACGCCGTCGCATCCGCCGTCGACCGCGGTCACCTGGTGACGCTCGCGACGGGGCGGTCTTGGGCCACGACCGCGCCCGTGCTCGAACGCCTCGACATCCGACCCGAGTTCGTCGTGTGCGCGAACGGCGCCATCACGATGGGCCGCGACGACCGCGAGCCGGGCGGATACGCACGGGTGCACGTCGAGACCTTCGACCCCACCGACGTGCTGCAGCGCATCCGCGGGTTCCTCCCTGCCGGACGATTCCTGGTCGAACTGCCCGACGGGTTCCGGCTGTACACCGAGGGCATGAGCGACTGGAACCTCGACAACGCGCGCGAGGTGACGTTCGACGAACTCCTCGACCAGCGCGCGACCCGCGTGGTGGTCACGAGCGTCGACCACGACCTCGACGAGTTCTTCGCCATCGTCGACCGCATGGGGCTGCACCATGTCAGCTACGCCATCGGCTGGACGGCCTGGCTCGACATCGCGCCCGACGGGGTGAACAAGGCGACCGCCCTCGAGCGAGTGAGGGGCTGGCTCGACGTGCCCCTCGACCGCGTGTTCGTCGCCGGCGACGGCCGCAACGACATCGAGATGTTCACGTGGGCGCGGGCCGCAGGGCGTGCCGTCGCGATGGGGCAGGCGCCCGACGAGGTGCGACGCGCCGCGGGAGAGTCCACCGGTTCGATCGCGGAGGCCGGTCTCGCGGCCATACTGGAGACATTGCCGTGA
- a CDS encoding diacylglycerol kinase family protein: MGGQGDGETGAATGSERPDRPRAAIISNPSKQGIEQLRQAVADAEDRQGFAPSLWIDTTVDDPGKGQAREAIAEGVDLVVAAGGDGTVRSVAAGLRGSGVPMGIVPLGTGNLFARNVDIPVNNLGDAVVIAFAGIDREVDVLVADILRADRSQETHVSLVMAGIGIDATMIAATNPDLKKRVGWLAYVDAGLRALPNSQPFRAHYRVDTGRHHRPRASSILVANLGYLPGNIELIPDAEVDDGKLDVVVLQPRNLFGWLLVWRKVTWENRVLRRSALGRQFLDLTGGNKRREVVYHRGRRVQITVDGEPQEFEIDGDEFGSVLAADFRADPKALIVRVAD; encoded by the coding sequence GTGGGCGGACAGGGAGACGGCGAGACCGGGGCGGCGACTGGTTCCGAGCGTCCCGACCGGCCGAGGGCGGCGATCATCTCGAACCCGTCGAAGCAGGGCATCGAGCAGCTCCGGCAGGCCGTCGCCGACGCCGAGGACCGCCAGGGCTTCGCGCCGAGCCTGTGGATCGACACGACGGTCGACGACCCCGGCAAGGGACAGGCCCGTGAGGCGATCGCCGAGGGCGTCGACCTGGTCGTCGCGGCCGGGGGCGACGGCACGGTCCGCTCGGTCGCGGCGGGACTGCGCGGTTCGGGCGTGCCGATGGGGATCGTGCCGCTGGGCACCGGCAACCTCTTCGCCAGGAACGTCGACATCCCCGTGAACAACCTCGGCGACGCCGTCGTGATCGCGTTCGCGGGGATCGACCGCGAGGTCGACGTGCTCGTGGCGGACATCCTGCGCGCCGACCGATCGCAGGAGACGCACGTGTCGCTCGTGATGGCGGGCATCGGCATCGACGCCACGATGATCGCGGCGACCAATCCCGACCTGAAGAAACGGGTCGGATGGCTCGCGTACGTCGACGCGGGCCTGCGCGCGCTGCCGAACTCGCAGCCGTTCCGGGCGCACTACCGGGTCGACACCGGCAGGCACCACCGGCCTCGCGCGTCGAGCATCCTGGTCGCCAACCTCGGATACCTGCCGGGCAACATCGAGTTGATCCCCGATGCCGAGGTCGACGACGGCAAGCTCGACGTCGTCGTGCTGCAACCGCGCAACCTGTTCGGGTGGCTGCTCGTCTGGCGCAAGGTCACGTGGGAGAACCGGGTGCTGCGGCGCTCGGCGCTCGGCCGCCAGTTCCTCGACCTGACGGGCGGCAACAAGCGCCGCGAGGTCGTGTACCACCGCGGTCGCCGGGTGCAGATCACGGTCGACGGCGAACCGCAGGAGTTCGAGATCGACGGCGACGAGTTCGGCTCAGTGCTCGCCGCGGACTTCCGCGCCGATCCGAAGGCGCTCATCGTCCGCGTCGCCGACTGA
- a CDS encoding helix-turn-helix transcriptional regulator, translating into MAAAEAPGNEAGGSALEHARRLAWRGAPSESWRTALEAADRAREAGDVETMARAALVGRPRHEDPARPRVHALAKEALARLPAGDEVLRARLAAQVAATADRWSVRDWPSDAARALAEAERLGDADAILDALQALRLALGDPLRSSDWIEIGDRAVALGVGSGDAEAIAWGRMSRMDAFWVQGRRLDLEHEFGALVDELGDRLAPHAVWQLELVRAALALHDGAFEEARRRVDAATGSAEADGVGEARFFGMVFHGYLARFTGVVDAADEAVIPFVRGAIEGGVFLAHAWLAQLLTQAGRHDEAGLEWAIVRDRIRDAPRHVPEWLVAMCGTVPVCLAQGDLDFAATVYADLVPYAELQGIGNAFTPSNGPVSHYLALLAEGLGDESSARDHAEDALRSARSMGSVPYQGLAHATLARLGVAASAHRAEARAIARRLGWPELADAVDADAASSTRGGLSAREFEVAGLVAEGLSNREIGARLYLSERTVETHMRHVLEKLEVRSRVQVAAWYRDRS; encoded by the coding sequence ATGGCGGCTGCGGAGGCGCCGGGGAACGAGGCAGGCGGGTCTGCGCTCGAGCACGCGCGACGACTCGCCTGGCGGGGCGCGCCCAGCGAGTCGTGGCGCACCGCGCTCGAGGCCGCCGATCGTGCCCGCGAAGCCGGCGACGTCGAGACGATGGCGCGGGCCGCGCTCGTCGGCCGGCCGCGACACGAGGACCCGGCGCGGCCCAGGGTGCATGCGCTCGCGAAGGAGGCGCTCGCCCGACTGCCCGCCGGCGACGAGGTGCTGCGCGCCCGCCTCGCCGCGCAGGTCGCTGCGACCGCGGACCGCTGGTCGGTGCGCGACTGGCCGAGCGATGCCGCCCGCGCGCTGGCGGAGGCCGAGCGGCTCGGCGACGCCGATGCGATCCTGGACGCACTCCAGGCGCTGCGGCTCGCGCTCGGCGACCCGCTCCGAAGCTCCGACTGGATCGAGATCGGCGACCGCGCCGTCGCGTTGGGCGTCGGCTCGGGCGACGCCGAGGCGATCGCGTGGGGTCGGATGTCGCGCATGGACGCGTTCTGGGTGCAGGGCCGCAGGCTCGACCTCGAGCACGAGTTCGGCGCCCTCGTCGATGAGCTCGGGGATCGCCTCGCGCCGCACGCGGTCTGGCAGCTCGAGCTCGTGCGCGCGGCCCTCGCGCTGCACGACGGCGCGTTCGAGGAGGCGCGCCGCCGGGTCGACGCCGCGACCGGATCGGCCGAGGCCGACGGCGTCGGGGAGGCCCGGTTCTTCGGCATGGTCTTCCACGGCTACCTCGCCAGGTTCACCGGGGTCGTCGACGCGGCGGACGAGGCGGTGATCCCGTTCGTGCGCGGTGCGATCGAGGGCGGGGTGTTCCTCGCCCACGCCTGGCTGGCGCAGCTGCTGACCCAGGCGGGGCGGCACGACGAAGCGGGCCTCGAGTGGGCGATCGTACGGGATCGGATCCGCGACGCCCCGCGGCACGTCCCCGAATGGCTCGTGGCGATGTGCGGCACCGTGCCGGTCTGCCTCGCCCAGGGCGACCTCGACTTCGCCGCGACCGTCTACGCGGACCTCGTGCCGTACGCCGAACTGCAGGGCATCGGCAACGCGTTCACGCCGTCGAACGGCCCGGTCAGCCACTACCTGGCACTCCTGGCCGAGGGACTGGGCGACGAGTCCTCGGCCCGGGACCACGCCGAGGACGCGCTTCGCTCGGCCCGCAGCATGGGCTCGGTCCCGTACCAGGGACTGGCGCACGCGACCCTCGCCCGACTCGGGGTCGCGGCGAGCGCGCACCGCGCCGAGGCGCGCGCGATCGCCCGGCGGCTGGGGTGGCCGGAGCTCGCCGACGCCGTCGACGCGGATGCCGCATCCTCGACCAGGGGCGGTCTCTCGGCGCGCGAGTTCGAGGTCGCCGGGCTCGTCGCCGAAGGGCTCAGCAACCGCGAGATCGGGGCGCGCCTCTACCTGTCGGAGCGCACGGTCGAGACGCACATGCGGCACGTCCTCGAGAAGCTCGAGGTGCGCTCCCGCGTGCAGGTCGCCGCCTGGTACCGCGATCGGTCGTGA
- a CDS encoding DUF445 domain-containing protein, which produces MTVTTRVLPTDAERLAALRRMQRLATSLLLLAAVVFGVAFALQEQVPGLAYVRAAAEGAMVGAIADWFAVTALFRRPLGLPIPHTAIIPTRKDEIGATLGAFVEHEFLSDEVVLGKLRSVGIARRLGGWLADPANADRLTAEASVAARGMLTLLGDADVEDVIERLARRHLFEPEWGPAIGRVGERLVAADQQRAAVDAVLEKADAWLASHPEAFGRMVSERLPRWVPGFVDRLVDDRAHREVLAFVRAVRADPRHPLRQAIDRWLVEFADSLQHDPATIAKVEAIKADLLASPRVREFAGEAWASIKDTLDRALADPDSELRVALRQAVIEVGARLVADERLAGKVDEWVTDAAAYVVRTYRHEIAGVITETVERWDPRETTEKLELQVGRDLQFIRINGTVVGALAGLAIFSVATLVHGAIG; this is translated from the coding sequence ATGACGGTCACGACCCGGGTGCTGCCGACCGACGCCGAGCGGCTGGCCGCGCTCCGCAGGATGCAGCGCCTCGCGACCTCGCTGCTGCTGTTGGCCGCGGTCGTGTTCGGCGTCGCGTTCGCGCTCCAGGAGCAGGTGCCGGGGCTGGCGTACGTGCGCGCGGCCGCCGAGGGCGCGATGGTCGGCGCGATCGCCGACTGGTTCGCCGTGACCGCGCTGTTCCGCAGGCCGCTCGGCCTGCCGATCCCGCACACCGCGATCATCCCGACCCGGAAGGACGAGATCGGCGCCACGCTCGGCGCCTTCGTCGAGCACGAGTTCCTCTCCGACGAGGTCGTGCTCGGCAAGCTCCGCTCCGTCGGGATCGCCCGCCGCCTCGGCGGTTGGCTCGCGGATCCGGCGAACGCCGACCGCCTGACGGCGGAGGCATCCGTCGCCGCGCGCGGCATGCTCACCCTGCTCGGCGACGCCGACGTCGAGGACGTCATCGAGCGGCTCGCGCGGCGGCACCTGTTCGAGCCCGAGTGGGGTCCGGCCATCGGGCGGGTCGGCGAGCGGCTCGTCGCGGCCGACCAGCAGCGCGCGGCCGTCGACGCCGTCCTCGAGAAGGCCGACGCCTGGCTGGCGTCGCATCCGGAGGCCTTCGGGCGGATGGTGTCCGAGCGGCTCCCCCGCTGGGTGCCCGGCTTCGTCGATCGGCTCGTCGACGACCGCGCGCACCGGGAGGTGCTCGCGTTCGTGCGGGCGGTGCGCGCGGATCCGCGGCATCCGCTGCGGCAGGCGATCGACCGCTGGCTGGTCGAGTTCGCCGACTCGCTGCAGCACGACCCGGCGACCATCGCGAAGGTCGAGGCGATCAAGGCGGACCTCCTCGCGAGCCCGCGCGTACGCGAGTTCGCGGGCGAGGCGTGGGCGAGCATCAAGGACACGCTCGACCGCGCGCTCGCCGATCCGGACAGCGAGCTGCGTGTCGCGCTGCGCCAGGCGGTCATCGAGGTCGGCGCTCGGCTCGTCGCCGACGAGCGACTCGCCGGCAAGGTCGACGAATGGGTGACGGATGCCGCCGCCTACGTCGTGCGCACGTACCGGCACGAGATCGCGGGCGTCATCACCGAGACCGTCGAACGGTGGGACCCCCGCGAGACGACCGAGAAGCTCGAGCTGCAGGTCGGCCGCGACCTCCAGTTCATCCGCATCAACGGCACGGTCGTCGGCGCGCTCGCCGGGCTCGCGATCTTCTCGGTCGCGACGCTCGTGCACGGCGCGATCGGCTGA
- the serS gene encoding serine--tRNA ligase, translating to MIDPVLLRENPDLVKRSQTMRGESTTLVDDAVAADTARRSAISAFETLRAEQNAFGKQVAKAPKDEKAALVAQAQTLAASVKAADHRAGEAEAAFTAALQRLGNIVIDGVPAGGEDDYIVLREVGGVPAFDFEPRDHVEIGERLDAIDMARGAKVAGARFHFLKGVGARLELGLMTMGLDRAIAAGFTPLITPTLVRPEIMQGTGFLGAHAEEVYHLPADDLYLTGTSEVALAGYHQGEIVDLSNGPLRYAGWSTCYRREAGSHGKDTRGIIRVHQFNKLEMFSYVDPADAAEEHERLLGWQEGMLQSLGLSYRVIDTAAGDLGSSAARKFDVEAWVPTQGAYRELTSTSNCTTFQARRLDIRHRGENGKTSPVATLNGTLATTRWIVAILETHQQADGSVVVPEALRGYLGGLEVLEPVA from the coding sequence GTGATCGACCCCGTGCTCCTCCGCGAGAACCCAGACCTGGTCAAGCGTTCGCAGACGATGCGCGGCGAGTCGACGACGCTCGTCGACGACGCCGTGGCCGCCGACACCGCACGACGCTCCGCGATCTCCGCGTTCGAGACCCTCCGCGCCGAGCAGAACGCCTTCGGCAAGCAGGTCGCGAAGGCCCCGAAGGACGAGAAGGCCGCGCTCGTCGCGCAGGCGCAGACGCTTGCGGCATCCGTCAAGGCGGCCGATCACCGCGCCGGCGAGGCCGAGGCGGCGTTCACGGCCGCCCTGCAACGCCTCGGCAACATCGTGATCGACGGCGTTCCGGCCGGCGGCGAGGACGACTACATCGTGCTCCGCGAGGTCGGCGGTGTGCCCGCGTTCGACTTCGAGCCGCGAGACCACGTGGAGATCGGCGAACGCCTCGACGCCATCGACATGGCCCGCGGTGCGAAGGTCGCCGGGGCGCGGTTCCACTTCCTGAAGGGCGTCGGCGCGCGACTCGAGCTCGGCCTCATGACGATGGGCCTCGACCGTGCGATCGCCGCCGGGTTCACGCCGCTGATCACCCCCACGCTGGTGCGCCCCGAGATCATGCAGGGCACCGGGTTCCTCGGCGCGCACGCCGAGGAGGTCTACCACCTGCCCGCCGACGACCTCTACCTGACGGGCACGAGCGAGGTCGCGCTCGCCGGCTACCACCAGGGCGAGATCGTCGACCTCTCGAACGGACCGCTGCGGTACGCCGGATGGTCGACCTGCTACCGCCGCGAGGCGGGCAGCCACGGCAAGGACACGCGCGGCATCATCCGCGTGCACCAGTTCAACAAGCTCGAGATGTTCAGCTACGTCGACCCCGCCGACGCCGCCGAGGAGCACGAGCGGCTCCTCGGCTGGCAGGAGGGCATGCTGCAGTCGCTCGGCCTGTCGTACCGCGTGATCGACACCGCGGCCGGCGACCTCGGGTCGAGCGCGGCCCGCAAGTTCGACGTCGAGGCGTGGGTGCCGACCCAGGGCGCGTACCGCGAGCTCACCAGCACGTCGAACTGCACCACCTTCCAGGCCCGCCGCCTCGACATCCGCCACCGCGGCGAGAACGGGAAGACGTCGCCCGTCGCGACCCTCAACGGCACGCTCGCGACGACCCGCTGGATCGTCGCGATCCTCGAGACCCACCAGCAGGCCGACGGCTCGGTGGTCGTGCCGGAGGCGCTGCGCGGGTACCTCGGCGGACTCGAGGTGCTCGAGCCGGTCGCATGA
- the pheA gene encoding prephenate dehydratase: protein MTEPAAPTPDTEGVETYSYLGPAGTFTEAALKQVPEAVGRHWRSVNNVGEALADVTSGRSIAAIIAIENSIEGGVSAAQDALATVPGLRIVGEYLVPVNFVLVGRPGATLADVRTVNAHPVAYAQTRGWLERNLPDHGHIPASSNVQSATSLFDADSNADAAVAPPGIVEQLDVELLAEGIGDNPNAVTRFVLVSRSRVIPVRTGADKTSLIVELPDDEPGSLLAMLEQFSTRGVNMSLLESRPIGDALGRYRFVIDLDGHVEDERVADALLGLRRFSPNVIFLGSYPRADRREVEYHSKYDDEIFIEARDWLRGILSGEPGDD, encoded by the coding sequence ATGACCGAGCCCGCCGCGCCGACGCCCGACACCGAAGGGGTCGAGACGTACTCCTACCTCGGACCGGCCGGCACCTTCACGGAGGCGGCGCTCAAGCAGGTGCCCGAGGCGGTCGGCCGGCACTGGCGATCGGTCAACAACGTGGGCGAGGCGCTCGCCGACGTCACGAGCGGCCGCTCGATCGCGGCGATCATCGCCATCGAGAACTCCATCGAGGGCGGCGTCTCGGCCGCGCAGGACGCGCTCGCGACGGTCCCGGGACTGCGCATCGTCGGCGAGTACCTCGTGCCCGTGAACTTCGTGCTCGTCGGCCGGCCGGGCGCGACCCTCGCCGACGTGCGCACCGTGAACGCCCACCCCGTGGCGTACGCGCAGACCCGCGGATGGCTCGAGCGCAACCTGCCCGACCACGGCCACATCCCCGCCTCGAGCAACGTGCAGTCGGCGACGTCGCTGTTCGACGCCGACAGCAACGCCGACGCCGCGGTCGCACCTCCCGGCATCGTCGAGCAGCTCGACGTCGAACTGCTCGCCGAGGGCATCGGCGACAACCCGAACGCGGTCACGCGGTTCGTGCTCGTCAGCCGGTCGCGGGTCATCCCGGTCCGAACGGGAGCCGACAAGACGAGCCTGATCGTCGAGCTCCCCGACGACGAGCCCGGGTCGCTGCTGGCCATGCTCGAGCAGTTCTCGACGCGCGGCGTCAACATGTCGCTGCTCGAGTCGCGCCCGATCGGCGACGCGCTCGGCCGGTACCGGTTCGTGATCGACCTCGACGGCCACGTCGAGGACGAACGCGTCGCCGACGCGCTGCTCGGCCTCCGCCGGTTCAGCCCGAACGTCATCTTCCTCGGCTCGTACCCGCGCGCCGACCGGCGCGAGGTCGAGTACCACTCGAAGTACGACGACGAGATCTTCATCGAGGCGCGCGACTGGCTCAGGGGCATCCTGAGCGGCGAGCCGGGCGACGACTGA